From the genome of Triticum aestivum cultivar Chinese Spring chromosome 3B, IWGSC CS RefSeq v2.1, whole genome shotgun sequence, one region includes:
- the LOC123066146 gene encoding auxin-responsive protein SAUR71, which yields MAMAMWRKKETAGASGAAPACVVRSAGEGGGKIPKGYVPMVLVGDAGEREERVLVHVGMLTEPRVLALLEMSAQRFGYGQPGVLRIPCGVERFEQTVRGHRREMQDSACAAAH from the coding sequence ATGGCCATGGCTATGTGGAGAAAGAAGGAGACGGCCGGAGCCAGCGGCGCCGCCCCGGCATGCGTTGTTCGCtccgccggcgagggcggcgggaagATCCCGAAGGGCTACGTCCCGATGGTGCTCGTCGGCGACGCGGGAGAAAGGGAGGAAAGGGTGCTGGTTCACGTCGGGATGCTCACGGAGCCGCGCGTCCTGGCTCTGCTGGAGATGTCCGCGCAGCGGTTCGGGTACGGCCAGCCGGGCGTCCTGAGGATCCCATGCGGCGTGGAGCGGTTCGAGCAGACGGTCCGTGGCCACCGGCGGGAGATGCAGGATTCTGCGTGCGCAGCAGCACACTAG